The Neurospora crassa OR74A linkage group I, whole genome shotgun sequence genome segment GTTCCATCGTTCCCAGAGCAGAGGTGTGGTTCCAACTATCGCAGTTGGTCCACTCAGACGACAACGGACGATCCCAACATCTCAGCCATGCTGGAGTTCTTCGGTTCTGGTCTCGACTACCTCACCGAGTTCTTCGCCACTGGTCTGAAGTCCGTTGCGTCACCCTTCGACGGCAACACTCCCAAGTCCTCGACTTCCTCTCTCGTCGCTGTCCCGCGCACCCCTGTGAGACAGCAAAGCTCGCTCGCCAACAAGACCAAGAGCACGAGTCCCTCGTTTTACGGTTCCGACGATGACGCGGCCTAGAGCCCTGCTGATTCTAAAGGTCCCGATCTCGACAACTTTTCCGTCTGTTCATCGTTCCATCCATCGGGCGAATCGGACTGGTTATCAGATCACTCTTTCTTCGACAGCCCAATTCCAGCTgtcaagaaggagcagaAAGCGCGCGTCGCAAGGCGCGGATCTGGTTCGGACTCGGACACCTCCACGCTttcggagagagagaggcgtCAGCAATGGCGCAGGGCAAATGATGAGCGTGTGCGAGAGTACGCGGCGAATCGTCTTGCTCAGGAGGAGAGGCAACGTCAGGCTCGGGTCGCTTTGGAGGCCCACTGGCGTcgtcaagaagaagctcgaAAGGCTCCTCGGGGCCCTAGAGTTATCCGGGACCCTATTTCGGGCCGGGTCTACACAAACTAGCCAACTAGTGTAGTCTTCTGCGGGGAGTGTAACATGATCGCGCACACCGGGTGCAGATTGTGTGCGCTATGAAGGGGTAAGAGTGCGGAGGAGAGTACCTGGCGACTATCTGAGGCGCAAGGAGTGAGTTCTTCCAAACCCCCAATCTGGTTGTAACAAATTACTAACAGTCTTTCAGCTCAGTGGACGACAACAGATTCACACGACGGACCGCATCGGAGGAGTTGGGGGGCGGGGTGGAGGACTTACACTGTGAGGCGCGAAGCCGGGAAGCACGATCGGACCGCATCGGAGGAGTTGGGGGGCGGGGCGGAGGACTTACACCGTGAGGCGCGAAGCCGGGAAGCACGATCAAGCGATCGACAAGACGACCAGGCAAGTACATTGATATtctggaaaaaaaaaaaacaaaaaaaaaaaaaaaaaaaaaaaaaaaaaaaagaacatgTAGACTTAATAGATAGGAGACGGAGTTGGGGGCGTTTGGAGTTTTGGCGTACTAACCTAGCTGGGTTATGAGTCGCGAAGTCGCGCTCATTTTTCCCTCCCAATCACAAGTGTGGGGTAAAAAGGGTAGTGAAGTCGGACGTCTATGCCTCCACGTGGCACTACCTGGAAACCTAGGTAGCTTTGCTGCCTAGGGCCAAATAGACGACGCATCGTGAGACTTGGtgggcgggggaggggggctgGGAAGAATGTCATTTTGGAAGgattggatgatggatgggtgtCTGGGAGTCGGGGAACTTGGGCGTTGTGCGGTGGGATTTGGCTTGGTAGAATGATAGATAGTGCAGACGAATAGAATGGCTCTTCTCACCTTGTTTTCCCCCTGCCTGCATGCAAATCGTGCCTTGGCTATGACAACTGACAGCAGGGTGATGTGGGCATCATGGAAGGGGAAGTGACTGGAGACAATGAGACAGATATGGCACGGGATATCTCTCTCTATGGCGGCTGCAAGATATtggcagcagtagcagcaggcGTGATACAAGTCCTTGTCAAATCATCGTCCATCCTTGATGAAGTTTCCACGTCTGGGCGAGGGCGGTGAACTTGGTTCGGTGATGGACATGCACCTAATAGGCATGGGATAGCCATCCGCTGCGTCGTAGATCGTGTTAACCAAGTTCGCTCCAGCCTCCACAGGTTTGTCTTGCGGTTGTGGTGCCAATGACTGTGAGTGTGTGGGTGTGGATGTGAAGATAGCTTCCAGTCAGATGGGATATGGCTCATCAAGTTCTGCTCGAGGTTCCCACTCGGTTGGTTTGGTTCGTTCGGTGCCAGCAAGCACAGTTCCCATGACGAGAGATCGCCAGCGTAAGTAAAGTACGTTCCACTTGGATTCGGGTTGCCTTGCCCTTAAGCCGTCCGTCACCATGCTGAGCAACTCCAACGGACTCGAGAGCATGGATTGTCAAGTGACTCGAGGTGATGACCTGTGACGGAATGCATGAACTGGTctgggaagagggagaggcggaggcggaagaGGTAGGCTTGTTGAAAGTATACGTACTGCAGTGGCGTTGAAACAAGTCATGGTATTGTGAATAACAACCGCGAGTCTTTCTGATAAGATTGACTTGTATTATTTACGGCACTATCCATAACCCATACTTGACAAAGCCTGCTTCAAGTATACACGCAATCCGAAAGACGCATTGTCGGAGCACGAACGTGTCAAAGATGCCCTGCAGCAGACAAGCGCACTGCCAAGCCGCCTACCACAAGCGTACACCCATCTGAAATCATCCATTTATTCACCCAGACATCCAGGCGGCGGCTCTGCGGGCCCCGAAGGACGTCGCAACGCGAAGACCATCCGCCCCCATAGGGAAGTAGCTGACTAGGTACCAGATCAGAGCCGCCATCTGGACgagggcggagaggagggtgaggatggTGCTGTGTAGCTTTTTCCTATCATGTTAGTCAACTATGATACGCCAGACAAGGGCTAGAACGAACTCACGCTAAGAGCAAAGTACATGGTCAGAATCAAGGAGCCAAAGTATGCCGATGTAAAAGGCAACCTTGTACCAGAGGTCAGGTGCTTCAAGTACGCCCAAGGTCCCATCATAGCCGCAAAGGACGTGATGAAGAGTATCGAGCCGAGTGTCCACCTATGGGTCAGGGACCGCATGCGTTAGCAAGACATCCATGGTTGACTATCCGATCTGCCCCTTAGAATGTCGATGATACCGACAAGTCATCCAAGCGCCGGATGATCGGCCTCGTAGAGTCATCGGGCCGCCAACATGGCTAGACTGTCATGCGAATGTTGTGCATATGCACCATCGAAACAAATATAACGACAGGTTCCAGTGCATAATGGTGAGTCAAGTCAAGAAATGGGGGATTTGGGGGGCGGGATTCCCGAGATGGGGAGTAAGGGCTGGGCTTGGGAAAGCaacttggtggtggagggaagggggaaggtTGTGAATAACAAGGAGGCGCTCACAGGATTACGAGCTTGCGCGGCTTTAGTGACAACACTGGGAACAAGGCGAAGGCCAGGACGAAGCAGGCCAGCGCGCCCAGATTGCAAGCAGCGAAAATCAGCATGCGGTCCCACCGGCTCACTGTAGAGTACTCATTAGCCGTGCTGTAGCGTCCATGATCTCCAAAGTGGACGTGAATAGAAAGTAGGATGAAACCGCTAtaccctcccctccccccaccaTCTACATGCTCAGCAACCCGGTGACTGAGACACGGAAACGCGAAAGCGGCACATGTCCTGCACCGCGAATCTCCTCTGCAGGGGTACGAAGGGAAAATGCTGCAAAGCACAGCAGGCAACATGGAAAGACGAGCAACTGAAGCAAGCACAATGGGAGTTGACtcacaaacaaaccagccttcttcctcttctcgaCGGGTAGGGGCTGGAAGAGCAGCACCGGGGCCTTCAGTCGTTGGTAGTTGAACATAGCCACCATTGCCGAAGGGGTTGAGAGACTTGATGGATGATAGTAGGCCGCGCTGTTGGGACGTGTTGACAGGAATGTCCGCTTCTCGGCGGGACCACCCTAGAGAGCTCAGCGAGTCTCGGAAAGACGCCGAAGCCATGATGGAGCGACGGGGATGTCTAGGGTCGGGTGTCGGGAGTATGAGACCGTGGGGGTGGAGCCTTGGTGAAATGGGAGAGTTCCGGTCTCGTTTCCTTCAGGACCACAAATTGGCCAGTACTTTGGAACTATGTAAAGATGGAGTGTCCAGTGACCGTCTCTAGGAGGACGATTACGGACAAACAAGGCCGGAGCTGACTTGTGATAGATCGGATGGAAAAGGGGTGTGTAGATGGTCGAGCAAGCGGTGTTATTGGGTAGCGGTGCCGGAGTGGGTGGTGCGGTAAGGTGAGATACGCTCGCAGCGGGTAGGGCGACTGACGGCAGAAGCGACCACAGACTGTATCCGAAGAGGGAGAATTAGTCTTGAATGTTTGATATCAGGGAAGAGGCAATCATGCGACCACCAGACGGCCAGAGGTCGACAGGAATAAGACCCACGTTTGGTGTTCAGATGATACGGCAGTCAAGTACGCGACAAGCTCGGGAGGCTATCGGCTGCAAAATTAGCAGGTTTTGGCGATCTAGTTCAAGCCCCTGTCTTCCAATTGTTGGAACCTAACGCTTGGGGGTCGTCTGGGGAGAGTTCCGTGTTTGTCGCCGCCTTCCGACGCGGTGTGCGTGCTCAACAGTGTCGTTACGTAGGGATGTCTGGCACACGATATCGGCAACTCGGGTATCTTGAATAGCTGGGTGGCCGACTAGTGTGCGTGGTTATGTGAAGGTGCAAATGATAGAACCTAGGTAGATACCTACCGGACTAGTACATAGGTTGATCGCGTTAGGGTGATGGATGGGGTACGCAGCTCAGATGCGCGTGTTGGGGCGTGTCGCACTGGTGGTGACAGGttgctgccctgccctgcacACAACAACCGAGTGAGGTTCATGGGCTGCTCGGAGTTGAATGACTGAAGCTTCCTGGCTCTAGCCAccttacactacactgcaCTGAGTGGCCAGCTCGGCCAGCTAGCGGCGGCAGTGAGGTGGGACTGAATGCGCATGCAACGGCCTGATCGGACGCAACCACAGGCTTTGCCGTCTGTCATCTGATTGGCCAGTCTATACCATCCTTGGTCCACAAGGTGATCACGGACCCAGCTCGCAGGGTGGCATCCAAAGCGACGTGGGAAGGCATCCACTCACCTCACGCCGGGCGCCCTCTGGCATCCTCTCCAAACCTGAACCCATTCGTCTAGAGGGGCTGTCAGTCCTCCGCCATGAGGGGAAACAGTCCTACAGCTGAGGGGCAACCATTGTCGAATGTTGCACAACTACTACTATGTAGCTCCAGAGAGACAACCCTCAACAGACGACGCGGCGAGGAATGACTTCCAATGTGCTTTGCGGCAATCAACCGTACTCGATAAACggcaaagggaaggaagcatGGAAATCATAGTATGAATAGCATGGGGCGTCTCCTTGACGGTCTTGTCCTTCAACGTCAGCGATGGTGCGGGGTCCATGGGCCTCTGAGGACCACAGTACGTATGTGCAGCTTCACCAACACGCCTCGCTTGCGTAGCGCGGGGTCTTACTATTGAAACTGGAGAATCAGACAGGGCAGGCTCTAATCCCGATAGCGACGAGGGCTCAACGTCTTAGATGACACTTGGCGCGATAAGACGGCGATGGGGATGTAGATGGCGATGGCTAGGATCTGCCAACATCCTTCCTCTTGCTGTTGTCTGAGAGTCCTACATCGGCCGGCTCCTCAACTGCAGTGCTGGATGCCGGTCAAACCCCCAACTTCTCGGTGAGTGGCCCTTTCTGCCTCGGAATCATCGTGCCGGCTGTTGTTCGCCTGATGGAGGGCATCTTGTTGGATGAGTGAATGGTTACGGCCGAAGTCTCTTCGACAGAGAGGCGTCGTGCATGGCATGTTGAAGATTTATCGGCATGCATATTGCCAGAGCTTTCAAGTACGTTCGTATATGGTAGCTCTAAGCGCAGCATTATGCACTAGGGAGTCTTTGTGTCTCTATCAAGCGTGACTACAACCCAGACTGCTGCGTAGATAACTCAGATCGGATAAAGCAGTCCGCACCACTAAGGAAGGTCTGGAGTAGGGTTGATTTGGACTGTGTGAGCATGGGCCCTGAACTGGGTGTGAGGTTGCCATGATCAACGTTTTCGGATTGGTGTGCCTTGGTGTCTCACCCGCCGAGTCACGCTGATAGACAGGTGCCCTCCATGATTCCAGGATGCTCCTCGCCCATCATACCTTTTTACAAAAATTTCACATCTCCTCCGATGTTCCCGATCAGCTAAATCATCAGCCCGAAAGATGTCGAAGGAAATCCGCAAGGGTATCAAGCAGTGTTGTAGCGATTGCATATTGATTCCTGCCATGATTCCTGCCCACCCTTTCTGACCGATAAGATCAGAAGACATTGTTGATAAGTCATCAGTAGTGGAATGTGTGGGTGGCCTCGTATACACATCTTTACCCTTTCCTCGGTAAGTATCAGTATATAAGATACTGATGAGCCGCTTGGCTATCATGGGCTTTTGTAAAACTTCACTGAAACCCGAACTATTCTTCCTCTGTGATTCTTGACCTTTTGTTGCGAAGTTGCATAAACTCTGAACATCAATCTCTAACCACCAGGCAGCGCTCACCTTGTCACTGTCCAGTTACTTCAAACGCCACCTTCATTCTCCCATATCTCAAGTTGCACGAGCCTCGTTCAGATTCAGCCAGGCAAACATCAGTGCTTCACTGTACGCCTTCCACAACTACAAGAAACCAGAGACATCAGACATCGGGCAATTAGCCAACCGGGACCGGCATCCATTTGGCCAGTTTACATGCGGGACAAAAAGGACGTGGTGTCTCAAAGACCATTGCGGATCTGAAAAATCTAAGAAGTAGGACAAACTGGAATCGCAAAGACAGGACACAAGGCCACGCAACTCACCCCAGGTTCAACTCAAAAGCCAGCAGGCTATCTCGCTTATACAAGGTTCCGTGGATTGCCCCAATCAGTGATCGGACCTGGGCTGAGCAGTCAGCTTACAGAGACTtacatccatcatcatcatcttgggGGTCAGCCTTGTTGAGCTCAACGCCAAATGGTCCTGAAGGTTCATTAATCAACGAGAAAACCGTTAGCGACCGTCACCTGCGGTGAGGTAGCGGTCGACAGCAGCCGACAGCGGACGGTGTCCAGACTGTGAAAGGAGATTAGGGACCCGCGGGGATCAGCTTGACCAGGCCCCACTTTGGATCGGTAGTGTAAGTCCGAGTCTGGGGATGGCAGCATCCGGATCCAAGCAAGTACCCCAAGGCATGATTGCTTAGAGGTTGACGGTTGATGGATCAGTTACGGCGCACACTTTGAGAATTCCTCATTACAGCGCATTCACAAGAACAAGACGGTCGGAAAGACGAAACGAGATAGTCAAGCACAAACCCCAGCGCATCGGCTGCGTGCTAGTTATTCATCGGCGACACGCCGGCATCTCTTACACATCCGGAAGAGTTACCACCGCACTCTCTCACCTCAATAACACTGGCATAGCACAGTTTGGCACCCTTTGGCGAAACGCAGGCAACGACCATCTTTTCCTGTGCATACCAGGTACTGCAAATTAGCTCTGGTATTTTCCCCGTTCTCATCACATCTCAGATCTTTCTCCTCCGTTAGGTCCCCATCGCCTACTCCTCCCCACTCCGTACCCCGCCTCTCTCTTTCTGCTTAAGACATCATCTTGCAGTGCGCTCGAGGTGGGACGGTTTTCACCTCTTGCTATAACACCACGATCTCCAGACTGTATAGGCATCTTGACTCGCTTTCTCCCAACAGCGAGGCAAACATTATTCTTGGGCACTTCTCTGATCGTCGGAAGTTGACTCACGCAATAGCACGTACAACTCAGCCTGCCTCCCAGCCGCCGCTTCCGCGCTGCATTCCGCTCATACAGCCcgcagccagccagccagccaagtTACCGCTCGGAGCGCATACATATTGTCGGGTGCTCGAAGAGAACAGGGCTTCTATTTCGAGGCCGATGCGCTTGACCTTTTACTCAGTTGGCTCTCAAGTTCTAACGCCTTCCACCTAGCACTGTGTGCACAGACAACAAGTCATTTTTACAACGCCTCCCGAACCGAGGGAAATCTCAACGCGCAAACCTTCTCGTCTGGTTGCGAATTCTAAATACTTCAGCCCCTCTACCCCCCCACCCTTCTCTTGGGTCTTACACGGCGCGTCAGCACTTATTGCCTCCCGGGGCTCTTGGAGTGCTAGGGTGGTGCAAAACCAATACCACGGCAGAGGACGGATTACGATACCGATACGAGTACATTCCTTCCTTGTGGCTGTACGTACCATATATAGGCCGGTCGCCATCACACAATCTGTAATTCACTAGGACATCCAGTGCCTCCGCTTTACCGCCTTTCTGTTAGTCTCCACCTTCCACCCCAAAAGTTTCCCTCTCAGAGTCAGCGGCGCTTTCTCCGCACATCGCACAACAACCTGGCAAAGTtgactccttcctctcccaccTCATTCTGCTCCCTGCACCTCGCCTCTCCCTGCCCGCTGTCTGCTGTGATGCCTCGCACCTGCTTCAAAACATCCACAACGAGGTAGCAACCTACCGCTGTCCTGCTTGGTGCGGTGCAGTGCATTCAAACGGGACGTTCTGCTGACTCATCCCAGTCATTGCCCAACAGAAAAGGCCGATTGAACTGAAGCCTTGGATCTCAACCGCGAACCACTGCAACCACTGCAACCTGCAACCACTTCACACCCCTTGTCGCTTTCGCTCTCCGTTCCTATTCGGCGACTGAAGCGTAGGCAAGATCCGacataaaaaaaaaagaaggctgCGGTTTGGGCAATCGCTTgcccctttcttcttctttcattgCAGTGCATTGCCTTTGTTGTCCTCTCCGGCGACTTGGCTCCCTTGCCTTCACGGGCACTCGTTACAAACGTCCCCGAACATTGCCAAGGGCAGTTAGGCGGCTACACACCCCAACCCGACATTCACCACAATTGCCCACATTAAACCGTTCACCAACCGCCGACTTCGACATCCCTCGACGACACGGTCCTGAGTTCCTGCGCAAACCTTGCAAGTGCTTGCGAAGGAATTGGATGCCATTGATCCCCAGTTCCCACCGAATATCTTGTCCTCAGACCACCGCGACTCAGCGACACGTCAGCCTTGCAGTTTGCTCTCTCCTGACATCTTCCCGCATCGCTCCAAGCAAACCCACCACTCCAACCGCGGCACCGAGTCATACTCGACCTCGCTGTTGTTCGATTGCTTTATACTTCCATTTTATGGCTGGCTGTTTGCGAGGGTAAGCCCCCCCATACATACCCACATCACTTGGTACGAGGCTGGGATTTCTTTTGCTGACGCTTGGTGGCACTCTAGGGCCCTCCTTATTCAATAAACTCGTCTAGGCGCCACATCGTTGGCTTTGGAAGAACAAGGACACGCAAGCAGACACCGAAGGATCCACCAATACGATTCCCAACAACATGGCACAACACGGATTCCCAATGGGCGGGCACAGTGGAGGAGGCATTGACCCGAACGACCTGGCCATGGGGGCCAATTTTCATGGCTCCTTCCAAAACAACTACCTCAACCACACCAACAACTCGTCGAATGGGTTTTCTAGCGGCTCAGCTTTGTTTGGAGACGATGAACTTCTCGATGGTTTGAACAGTCCCAGTGACCCTCATGTCGGAATGCAGGGTCATGGGCAAGACTTTGGCGGAATGAACGATGTTGGCATGAACTTTCCGGATTCTTACCATCAAAGCCTGCCCATCAACCAAGCTCATACAAACGGCTATTCGAGCACTCCCGACGGCGACCCGATAGCATCGCCATTTGTCCATAACTTTTCGCATTTTCGGCAAATGCAGCACCCTCAATCCTTTGGAACATCGCTTCAGTCGCCCATGTCATACGCTGGGTCACCATTAGCGAATACCGACATAAACAGTGACGGGACTGACCCAAATTTCTTGAGCGCAAAGGCACATACCAGGATACCGCAAACCATGCAGCGCAAGTCGTCCACCACACGAAGCCCTCTTACCCCCAAGGCGATAGACATGGCCGGACTGTCGGTGAACTCGGGATCATTTGGCCCTCAGCCTATCAGAACATCAGGCCCCCACCATGAGAAGTCCCATTCCGCGCAATGGATGCAAACCCCACAGAGTCTCTCCTCGTTTCCTGGGTCTGGTTTCTCATCACCTCTTCAGGCAGGCCTTCATGGCCCCCATGCTCAGATCAATGACATTCTGTTGAAGGGCGGCACATCCATGCCCGCCAAGCTTGGCACCGCGACCTCCTCTGTGTCGACACAAGAagcaaagaggaagaggaggcgcGAGTCACATAACCTCGTTGAAAGACGGAGACGTGATAATATCAACGAGCGCATTCAAGATCTTAGCAAGCTTGTCCCTGCCCATCGTCTAGAGGATGAAAAAATTCGCAAGGCAATTCAAAACGGAACGCCCCTTTCACCCACGCTTGCGGGCATTTCAAGTCCTTCCCAAGCCACATCAGCCCTAGCTGGACCTGGAGCCAGACGAGCGGCTGGCAGCACGGCTGGAAACATTACGACAGGCCTGCCGATTGAGGAGAAGGATAAGGGTCCCAACAAGGGCGACATTTTGAATGGTGCGGTGAGCTGGACTCGAGATCTTATGTGGATGGCCTACCTCAAGattcaacaacaagaagagcTCATCAATGCCTTGTTGGAGCGCGGGGGTACGGTACCCTTTGAGATCACCGATGATGAGAAGCGGATGCAGACAGAGCTTATGGAGGCCATTGCCAGAGGAGAGGACGGTAGCGGGAAGACCCGGGGTTTCTCGTACTCTCGCACGGCTGGCACTGGCCTTCGCGTTCCCCATCATACGGACTACAAGGGTGAGCCCTTGAACACCAACGGTGTCAATGGCGAACACCTCTCCACCAGTCCTGCCCATGGTGGCGCCGACGGGAAGTTCAACGATGGCCTCGATGCCGGCGACTTCCTTGAATATGAGGATGACGGCGCTGACATGGAGTtcaaagaggaggacgagtaTGGAATGGACTTGACTCAATGATCGTAGGAATCGGATTTGGTGGATCGCGATGCTAGTGTGGATTATAGTttatcttctcttttctttttttacgAACGCAGGGCCGGGGGGCTTTCTCATCTCTTAACCATCGCTTGGAACCCTATGGACATATC includes the following:
- a CDS encoding SFT2 domain-containing protein, producing MASASFRDSLSSLGWSRREADIPVNTSQQRGLLSSIKSLNPFGNGGYVQLPTTEGPGAALPAPTRREEEEGWFVLSRWDRMLIFAACNLGALACFVLAFALFPVLSLKPRKLVILWTLGSILFITSFAAMMGPWAYLKHLTSGTRLPFTSAYFGSLILTMYFALSLHSTILTLLSALVQMAALIWYLVSYFPMGADGLRVATSFGARRAAAWMSG
- a CDS encoding HLH transcription factor → MAQHGFPMGGHSGGGIDPNDLAMGANFHGSFQNNYLNHTNNSSNGFSSGSALFGDDELLDGLNSPSDPHVGMQGHGQDFGGMNDVGMNFPDSYHQSLPINQAHTNGYSSTPDGDPIASPFVHNFSHFRQMQHPQSFGTSLQSPMSYAGSPLANTDINSDGTDPNFLSAKAHTRIPQTMQRKSSTTRSPLTPKAIDMAGLSVNSGSFGPQPIRTSGPHHEKSHSAQWMQTPQSLSSFPGSGFSSPLQAGLHGPHAQINDILLKGGTSMPAKLGTATSSVSTQEAKRKRRRESHNLVERRRRDNINERIQDLSKLVPAHRLEDEKIRKAIQNGTPLSPTLAGISSPSQATSALAGPGARRAAGSTAGNITTGLPIEEKDKGPNKGDILNGAVSWTRDLMWMAYLKIQQQEELINALLERGGTVPFEITDDEKRMQTELMEAIARGEDGSGKTRGFSYSRTAGTGLRVPHHTDYKGEPLNTNGVNGEHLSTSPAHGGADGKFNDGLDAGDFLEYEDDGADMEFKEEDEYGMDLTQ